A genomic window from Salvia miltiorrhiza cultivar Shanhuang (shh) chromosome 5, IMPLAD_Smil_shh, whole genome shotgun sequence includes:
- the LOC131025841 gene encoding uncharacterized protein LOC131025841 yields MNVICWNARGLGSSRAFHELRRLVSGYSPCLLLICERKVNACKANWWRSSLHFDGQFVVDSKGASGGLILFWKHPCSASISSFSQGHIDCVVEYNDVVWRFIGFYGNPKVQNRKHSWSLMKKLACSGIMDAPWLMGGDFNEVTKSDDCCYWCRRPWAQMSEFNNAIQFCGFKSVPCDSNFTWYNQRKEVDARFLKLDRFLCNRLMEDKFTLSTVRALDPHCSDHNPLLLSFSVRADNLVPGKGFKRFFFEQKWLLDKHFAADLLTEWGMHGGQALHDRLKGCQRFLESWATHNFDKISKKLKALKDKRAALLKYKVSSKNFHADLTKLTKEIEKLMEADELHWK; encoded by the coding sequence ATGAATGTTATATGCTGGAATGCTCGGGGGTTGGGGAGCTCCCGGGCATTCCATGAGTTACGCCGACTTGTCTCCGGCTACTCCCCATGTCTGTTGCTCATCTGTGAGAGAAAGGTTAATGCTTGTAAGGCCAACTGGTGGAGATCTTCTTTACATTTTGATGGACAATTCGTTGTAGATTCTAAAGGCGCTAGTGGGGGCCTTATTTTGTTTTGGAAACATCCTTGCTCTGCTTCTATTAGTAGTTTCTCTCAAGGACATATTGATTGTGTTGTTGAATACAATGACGTGGTGTGGCGGTTTATAGGTTTTTACGGCAACCCGAAAGTCCAAAACAGGAAACATTCATGGTCTCTTATGAAAAAGCTCGCTTGCAGTGGTATTATGGATGCTCCGTGGTTGATGGGTGGTGATTTCAACGAAGTTACAAAAAGTGATGATTGTTGTTATTGGTGTCGACGGCCATGGGCGCAAATGAGCGAGTTCAATAACGCTATTCAGTTTTGCGGTTTTAAGTCTGTGCCATGTGATTCCAACTTTACATGGTACAACCAGAGGAAGGAAGTTGACGCCCGTTTCCTGAAATTAGATCGTTTCCTGTGTAATCGGTTGATGGAAGACAAGTTCACTCTGAGCACCGTTCGTGCGCTGGATCCACATTGCTCAGATCATAATCCGCTCTTACTATCCTTCTCGGTTAGAGCTGATAATTTGGTCCCGGGGAAAGGTTTTAAAAGGTTTTTCTTTGAACAAAAATGGCTCTTAGATAAACATTTTGCTGCGGATCTCTTAACAGAGTGGGGTATGCATGGGGGTCAAGCCCTCCATGACCGTCTCAAAGGCTGTCAACGTTTTCTGGAATCTTGGGCAACACATAACTTTGACAAGATCTCAAAGAAGCTCAAAGCACTGAAAGATAAGAGGGCAGCTCTTCTAAAGTATAAAGTCAGTTCAAAGAATTTTCATGCTGATTTGACAAAGCTCACGAAAGAGATTGAGAAATTAATGGAGGCAGACGAACTTCACTGGAAATAA